Proteins from a genomic interval of Pararge aegeria chromosome 26, ilParAegt1.1, whole genome shotgun sequence:
- the LOC120635091 gene encoding protein ALP1-like: protein MLTTKQKRMIIAYYYYNKIKKETKNKRLYWVHPIIQEKNGFGGFITLYRVMRQHEEKFVDYFRMKMSTFDKLLTTIENNIRHENTKMRESIPPYIRLAVTLRYMATGDTFARLHFDFRIGIKTIANIVREVTHHIWSELSTVYMRMPTQEEWLNIAQRYEINANFPHCLGALDGKHIRIIKPEESGSMFLNYKHFFSIVLMAIVDSNYNYIFIDVGSYGKECDSNVFKETQFWKKLVDNTLNIPSPCSIINTNYILPYVFVADEAFALHANVLRPYGGNELTKEQKIFNYRLTRARRYVECAFGIMANKWRILHRSLNLSLDLTVAIVKTTCVLQNFIHTEEGHVEPLINRDRLNSPLHLEGNNLTADEIRQKYTEYFSSDEGSLPWQDKYT from the exons atgttaactacaaagcaaaaaagaatgataattgcatattattattataacaaaataaaaaaggaaacaaaaaacaagaGACTTTACTGGGTTCATCCAATTATACAAGAGAAAAATGGGTTTGGCGGGTTCATTACCCTTTACCGTGTCATGCGACAACATGAGGAAAAATTTGTGGATTATTTTCGCATGAAAATGTCTACGTTTGACAAGCTTTTGacaacaatagaaaataatatacgacATGAAAATACCAAAATGCGAGAAAGTATTCCTCCATACATTAGATTGGCCGTAACATTaag ATACATGGCAACTGGAGATACCTTCGCACGTCTTCATTTCGATTTTCGAATcggaataaaaacaatagcGAACATTGTACGTGAAGTTACTCATCATATTTGGTCAGAATTATCTACAGTTTATATGCGGATGCCAACACAAGAAGAATGGTTGAATATAGCACAAAGATATGAAATAAATGCCAATTTTCCACACTGTCTTGGAGCACTGGACGGGAAacatattagaataattaaacccGAAGAAAGTGgatcaatgtttttaaattataaacatttcttttctaTTGTTCTCATGGCTATTGTGGATTCCAActacaattacatttttattgatgtaGGGTCGTATGGTAAAGAATGTGAttcaaatgttttcaaagaaacACAGTTTTGGAAAAAACTTGTTGACAATACGTTAAACATACCATCCCCATGctctataataaatactaactaTATATTACCATATGTTTTTGTAGCTGATGAAGCTTTCGCACTTCATGCTAACGTACTTCGACCCTACGGTGGTAACGAACTCACAAAAgaacaaaagatatttaattatcgcTTGACAAGGGCAAGAAGATACGTCGAGTGTGCATTTGGAATAATGGCCAACAAATGGAGAATTCTGCACCGATCTTTAAACTTAAGTCTCGATTTAACAGTTGCTATTGTAAAAACTACTTGcgttttgcaaaattttattcatacagAAGAAGGTCACGTTGAGCCTTTAATCAATCGAGACCGATTAAATAGTCCATTGCATTTAGAAGGCAATAATCTCACAGCAGACGAAATTCGTCAAaaatatactgaatatttttcctCTGATGAAGGATCACTGCCATGGCaagataaatacacataa
- the LOC120635093 gene encoding uncharacterized protein LOC120635093 has protein sequence MADELLITLVEGRPVLWDKTLDIYKDKRLTYEAWREIFTILNKDFDEMTNVKKNEYAKSTAKKWTSLRDRWMKCHRRLKEMKSGSGAKKIRKCDFYDEMLFLTKIVTRRDTESNIPETTNVEKSPVEHTPIAKKKKQDVSEVDKNMAEFIKAVTKEEESRAMSFFKSIAPSVDKFSDEEMVDFQFEVLKLVRSTQQRKGSDVQHQWSTEYYKTTQPSTSSFNVPGPSYSTRPGYSTQKSTSIEFDTETISSVETSHTDEFHFDFSEEYEHVESVEFGNM, from the exons ATGGCTGATGAGTTACTTATAACTTTAGTAGAAGGACGACCGGTATTGTGGGACAAAACTTTAgacatatataaagataaaagactcACATACGAAGCATGGAGAGAAATATTTACTATCTTAAACAAAGACTTCGACgaaatgacaaatgtcaaaaaaaatgaatatg CAAAGTCTACAGCAAAAAAATGGACAAGTTTGCGAGATAGGTGGATGAAATGTCACAGAAGACTTAAAGAAATGAAATCGGGATCGGGTGCTAAGAAGATTCGTAAATGTGATTTTTACgacgaaatgttatttttgacaaaaattgtAACACGCCGAGACACTGAGTCAAATATACCCGAAACAACAAACGTGGAAAAAAGTCCCGTAGAACATACACCGATcgcgaaaaaaaagaaacaggatGTTAGCGAGGTGGACAAAAATATGGCAGAATTTATAAAGGCTGTTACCAAAGAAGAAGAGAGCCGTGccatgtcattttttaaaagtatagctCCGAGTGTTGATAAGTTCAGTGATGAGGAAATGGTGGATTTCcagtttgaagttttaaaacttgTGCGTTCTACGCAACAACGAAAGGGAAGTGATGTTCAGCATCAATGGAGTACTGAGTATTACAAAACAACGCAGCCTTCTACGTCGTCATTTAACGTACCCGGCCCATCATACTCGACTCGACCAGGTTACAGTACTCAAAAATCTACATCCATTGAATTTGACACCGAAACTATTAGTAGTGTGGAAACATCGCATACAGATgaatttcactttgacttttctGAAGAATATGAACATGTGGAGTCTGTTGAATTTGGAAACATGTAA